The following are encoded together in the Panicum virgatum strain AP13 chromosome 6K, P.virgatum_v5, whole genome shotgun sequence genome:
- the LOC120711791 gene encoding YTH domain-containing protein ECT1-like isoform X2 — protein sequence MAAAPPQAQQGSADSVIPLQSEAVLENNPSKSASSKDQILSGTENTNASNARGATSIKSPKGAHEKAGSVGKGGEQPYLYLHNVYAPQPQALYPGGYMNPSGQWEEYPHYVNMEGLHSVSPGIYNDNQSLMLSPGYANNPQMMYGAYSSVSTVGDGQQYLPMHFPFSSSYYQPPASPSMGYSNSVTGISQGDPMLQPEYFLPDGILYSPTPGYHQPFSSFDRAPTQPNNTPGLFGQGNMPLASGMHHGSAYGPGSYKVRQQGSKFGGTTSWSSGRRFGAFDFSANQQRGMPFGSHNGSLEFMNEQNRGPRATKPKIQDTENSSGDEKSEKTVPLIDSELYNRPDFITEYKDAKFFVIKSYTEDHVHRSIKYSVWASTASGNRKLDSAYRAAKEKEEHCPIFLFFSVNGSGQFCGVAEMIGPVDFDRSVDYWQQDKWSGQFPVKWHIIKDVPNNLLRHIILENNDNKPVTNSRDTQEVKLEQGLQMLTIFKNHEAETTILEDFDFYEQREKALQENRRQQQPGSADPQKPADTKEAVANMSDAFAKVQLKETENSGKPQKAEGVSAENGTTATAKVEEGDANAKAGPVEESG from the exons atggccgccgcgccgccgcaggcccagCAGGGCTCCGCAG ACAGCGTGATCCCGCTGCAGTCGGAAGCTGTGCTGGAGAATAACCCCTCCAAGAGCGCAAGCTCCAAGGATCAG ATTCTTTCTGGTACAGAGAATACGAATGCAAGCAATGCCCGTGGTGCCACCTCAATAAAATCTCCAAAAGGAGCACATGAGAAGGCTGGCTCTGTCGGAAAAGGTGGAGAGCAACCTTATCTCTACCTGCACAATGTGTATGCGCCGCAGCCACAGGCACTCTATCCTGGAG GATACATGAATCCTTCAGGGCAATGGGAAGAAtatccccattatgtgaataTGGAGGGGCTCCACTCTGTATCACCT GGTATCTACAATGACAACCAGTCACTCATGCTATCTCCTGGATATGCAAACAACCCCCAAATGATGTATGGGGCCTATTCTTCTGTTTCAACCGTCGGGGATGGCCAACAATACTTGCCTATGCACTTCCCTTTCTCAAGTTCATATTATCAACCACCAGCTTCTCCTAGCATGGGATACTCGAACTCAGTGACAGGAATATCTCAGGGAGACCCTATGCTTCAGCCAGAGTACTTCCTTCCTGATGGCATTCTATATTCACCCACACCAGGGTATCACCAACCATTCAGTTCATTTGACAGAG CACCAACACAGCCAAATAACACTCCTGGATTATTTGGTCAAGGGAACATGCCACTGGCTTCTGGAATG CATCATGGATCGGCGTATGGTCCTGGATCATACAAGGTACGCCAGCAAGGTAGCAAATTTGGAGGCACTACAAGTTGGAGTTCTGGTCGCAGATTTGGTGCTTTCGACTTCAGTGCCAATCAACAAAGGGGCATGCCATTTGGTAGCCATAATGGCTCTCTGGAGTTTATGAATGAGCAAAACCGTGGGCCACGCGCTAcaaaaccaaagatacaagacaCGGAGAACTCCTCAGGAGATGAAAAAAGTGAGAAAACAGTTCCTCTGATTGATAGTGAACTGTACAATCGCCCTGATTTTATCACTGAGTACAAAGATGCCAAATTCTTTGTAATAAAGTCCTACACTGAGGACCATGTACATAGGAGCATTAAGTATAGTGTTTGGGCCAGCACAGCTAGCGGGAATAGAAAGCTGGATTCTGCTTACCGTGCGGCCAAAGAGAAAGAAGAGCATTGTCCCATTTTCTTGTTTTTCTCG GTTAATGGCAGTGGTCAATTCTGCGGTGTGGCTGAGATGATTGGACCTGTCGATTTCGACAGAAGTGTTGATTACTGGCAGCAGGACAAGTGGAGCGGCCAGTTCCCTGTGAAGTGGCACATAATTAAAGATGTCCCAAACAACCTTCTGCGGCACATCATTCTCGAGAACAATGATAATAAACCTGTGACGAATAGCAGGGATACCCAGGAG GTGAAGCTGGAACAGGGCCTCCAGATGCTAACCATCTTCAAGAACCATGAGGCTGAGACGACAATCCTGGAGGATTTTGACTTCTATGAGCAGCGGGAGAAAGCCTTGCAGGAGAACAGACGTCAACAGCAGCCTGGCAGCGCCGATCCTCAGAAGCCAGCAGATACCAAGGAAGCTGTGGCCAATATGTCAGACGCATTTGCTAAGGTCCAGTTGAAGGAGACTGAGAACAGTGGGAAACCCCAGAAAGCTGAGGGCGTGTCAGCTGAAAATGGAACCACGGCTACAGCTAAGGTTGAGGAAGGCGACGCAAACGCGAAGGCAGGCCCTGTGGAGGAAAGTGGTTGA
- the LOC120711791 gene encoding YTH domain-containing protein ECT1-like isoform X1 has translation MRACCCCCTEHSKPHDLAVQCTYSVIPLQSEAVLENNPSKSASSKDQILSGTENTNASNARGATSIKSPKGAHEKAGSVGKGGEQPYLYLHNVYAPQPQALYPGGYMNPSGQWEEYPHYVNMEGLHSVSPGIYNDNQSLMLSPGYANNPQMMYGAYSSVSTVGDGQQYLPMHFPFSSSYYQPPASPSMGYSNSVTGISQGDPMLQPEYFLPDGILYSPTPGYHQPFSSFDRAPTQPNNTPGLFGQGNMPLASGMHHGSAYGPGSYKVRQQGSKFGGTTSWSSGRRFGAFDFSANQQRGMPFGSHNGSLEFMNEQNRGPRATKPKIQDTENSSGDEKSEKTVPLIDSELYNRPDFITEYKDAKFFVIKSYTEDHVHRSIKYSVWASTASGNRKLDSAYRAAKEKEEHCPIFLFFSVNGSGQFCGVAEMIGPVDFDRSVDYWQQDKWSGQFPVKWHIIKDVPNNLLRHIILENNDNKPVTNSRDTQEVKLEQGLQMLTIFKNHEAETTILEDFDFYEQREKALQENRRQQQPGSADPQKPADTKEAVANMSDAFAKVQLKETENSGKPQKAEGVSAENGTTATAKVEEGDANAKAGPVEESG, from the exons ATGcgagcttgctgctgctgctgcaccgaGCACAGCAAGCCTCATGATTTGGCTGTGCAATGTACAT ACAGCGTGATCCCGCTGCAGTCGGAAGCTGTGCTGGAGAATAACCCCTCCAAGAGCGCAAGCTCCAAGGATCAG ATTCTTTCTGGTACAGAGAATACGAATGCAAGCAATGCCCGTGGTGCCACCTCAATAAAATCTCCAAAAGGAGCACATGAGAAGGCTGGCTCTGTCGGAAAAGGTGGAGAGCAACCTTATCTCTACCTGCACAATGTGTATGCGCCGCAGCCACAGGCACTCTATCCTGGAG GATACATGAATCCTTCAGGGCAATGGGAAGAAtatccccattatgtgaataTGGAGGGGCTCCACTCTGTATCACCT GGTATCTACAATGACAACCAGTCACTCATGCTATCTCCTGGATATGCAAACAACCCCCAAATGATGTATGGGGCCTATTCTTCTGTTTCAACCGTCGGGGATGGCCAACAATACTTGCCTATGCACTTCCCTTTCTCAAGTTCATATTATCAACCACCAGCTTCTCCTAGCATGGGATACTCGAACTCAGTGACAGGAATATCTCAGGGAGACCCTATGCTTCAGCCAGAGTACTTCCTTCCTGATGGCATTCTATATTCACCCACACCAGGGTATCACCAACCATTCAGTTCATTTGACAGAG CACCAACACAGCCAAATAACACTCCTGGATTATTTGGTCAAGGGAACATGCCACTGGCTTCTGGAATG CATCATGGATCGGCGTATGGTCCTGGATCATACAAGGTACGCCAGCAAGGTAGCAAATTTGGAGGCACTACAAGTTGGAGTTCTGGTCGCAGATTTGGTGCTTTCGACTTCAGTGCCAATCAACAAAGGGGCATGCCATTTGGTAGCCATAATGGCTCTCTGGAGTTTATGAATGAGCAAAACCGTGGGCCACGCGCTAcaaaaccaaagatacaagacaCGGAGAACTCCTCAGGAGATGAAAAAAGTGAGAAAACAGTTCCTCTGATTGATAGTGAACTGTACAATCGCCCTGATTTTATCACTGAGTACAAAGATGCCAAATTCTTTGTAATAAAGTCCTACACTGAGGACCATGTACATAGGAGCATTAAGTATAGTGTTTGGGCCAGCACAGCTAGCGGGAATAGAAAGCTGGATTCTGCTTACCGTGCGGCCAAAGAGAAAGAAGAGCATTGTCCCATTTTCTTGTTTTTCTCG GTTAATGGCAGTGGTCAATTCTGCGGTGTGGCTGAGATGATTGGACCTGTCGATTTCGACAGAAGTGTTGATTACTGGCAGCAGGACAAGTGGAGCGGCCAGTTCCCTGTGAAGTGGCACATAATTAAAGATGTCCCAAACAACCTTCTGCGGCACATCATTCTCGAGAACAATGATAATAAACCTGTGACGAATAGCAGGGATACCCAGGAG GTGAAGCTGGAACAGGGCCTCCAGATGCTAACCATCTTCAAGAACCATGAGGCTGAGACGACAATCCTGGAGGATTTTGACTTCTATGAGCAGCGGGAGAAAGCCTTGCAGGAGAACAGACGTCAACAGCAGCCTGGCAGCGCCGATCCTCAGAAGCCAGCAGATACCAAGGAAGCTGTGGCCAATATGTCAGACGCATTTGCTAAGGTCCAGTTGAAGGAGACTGAGAACAGTGGGAAACCCCAGAAAGCTGAGGGCGTGTCAGCTGAAAATGGAACCACGGCTACAGCTAAGGTTGAGGAAGGCGACGCAAACGCGAAGGCAGGCCCTGTGGAGGAAAGTGGTTGA